A single genomic interval of Arthrobacter globiformis harbors:
- a CDS encoding metal-dependent transcriptional regulator, with translation MKTSTPSSSIEDYVKVIYSFTEWQDKPITSTQLAQRLGVANSSVSEMVRKLKDQGLVLHKPYSAITLTPQGVRLALSMVRRHRLIETYLVKDLGYSWDEVHDEAEQLEHAVSDTFIERLAARLGNPSRDPHGDPIPSADGTVRMPSAHRMIELDDGHTGRITRISDENPELLRYLAAEKISLDADVEVRGRKPFGGALVVRIGSPGTSRDVDLADEVASALWIHSDSAHPGCRMAGL, from the coding sequence GTGAAGACCAGTACGCCCTCCTCCTCAATCGAGGACTACGTTAAGGTCATCTATTCCTTCACGGAATGGCAGGACAAGCCCATCACCTCCACCCAGCTGGCGCAGCGCCTCGGCGTGGCCAATTCCTCGGTCTCCGAGATGGTGCGCAAGCTCAAGGACCAGGGCCTGGTCCTCCACAAGCCGTACAGCGCCATCACGCTCACTCCCCAGGGAGTCCGGCTTGCCCTCTCCATGGTCCGGCGGCACCGGCTCATTGAGACGTACCTGGTCAAGGACCTCGGATACAGCTGGGACGAAGTCCACGACGAGGCCGAACAGCTGGAACATGCGGTCTCGGACACGTTCATTGAGAGGCTGGCAGCCCGGCTGGGCAACCCGTCACGGGACCCGCACGGTGATCCCATCCCCTCGGCTGACGGTACCGTCCGGATGCCGTCGGCCCATCGGATGATCGAGCTCGACGACGGCCACACCGGCAGGATCACCCGGATCAGCGACGAGAACCCGGAGCTGCTGCGCTACCTCGCCGCTGAAAAGATCAGCCTCGACGCCGACGTTGAGGTGCGCGGCCGCAAGCCCTTCGGCGGTGCGCTCGTGGTCCGCATCGGCTCCCCCGGGACCAGCCGCGACGTCGACCTCGCCGACGAAGTGGCCTCCGCGCTGTGGATCCACAGCGACTCCGCGCATCCCGGCTGCCGCATGGCCGGCCTGTAG
- a CDS encoding fluoride efflux transporter FluC yields MRAPLAGSTGAAAKTASGYGWRVWTAVAAGGLLGTELRYVLGLLFPDQPGDLPWPTLGINSVGSFALASLTTIWIARPQTAFWLRAAIGPGVLGSFTTFSAVVFSTDQLTRTGLPVLGLLYVGLSVLLGLAAAAAGWRTGKMVGAARAFRGAPRGAGQ; encoded by the coding sequence GTGCGGGCTCCCCTGGCCGGCAGCACCGGCGCCGCCGCCAAGACGGCCTCCGGCTACGGCTGGCGGGTCTGGACGGCCGTAGCCGCCGGCGGTCTGCTGGGCACGGAACTCCGGTACGTGCTGGGCCTGCTGTTCCCGGACCAGCCCGGAGACCTGCCCTGGCCCACGCTGGGCATCAACAGCGTTGGCAGCTTCGCGCTGGCATCCCTCACCACCATCTGGATCGCGCGGCCGCAGACCGCGTTCTGGCTCCGTGCGGCAATCGGGCCGGGCGTGCTGGGCTCGTTCACCACCTTCTCCGCCGTGGTATTTTCCACGGACCAGCTGACCCGCACCGGACTCCCGGTGTTGGGACTTCTCTACGTGGGACTGTCCGTCCTGTTGGGCCTGGCGGCGGCCGCCGCCGGCTGGCGGACCGGCAAGATGGTCGGCGCTGCCCGTGCTTTCCGCGGCGCTCCTCGTGGTGCTGGACAGTGA
- a CDS encoding fluoride efflux transporter FluC: MTALLVGLFGIAGALLRFAVDAWLAGFPSPRRHWPWATLLVNVAGSFVIGLSVGVTAVFGPEWHSALATGFAGGLTTFSSWTTATVRLASERRYLAAAANILANLLLGLAAAAAGIAVSGG; encoded by the coding sequence GTGACGGCGCTCCTCGTGGGTCTTTTCGGCATCGCCGGAGCCCTTCTCCGGTTCGCCGTGGATGCCTGGCTGGCCGGCTTCCCGTCGCCGCGGCGGCACTGGCCCTGGGCTACCCTGCTGGTCAACGTAGCCGGCTCGTTCGTAATCGGGCTGTCCGTGGGCGTCACCGCGGTATTCGGCCCCGAATGGCACTCTGCCCTGGCCACCGGGTTCGCCGGCGGCCTGACCACTTTCAGTTCCTGGACCACTGCCACGGTGCGGCTGGCTAGTGAACGGCGCTACCTCGCCGCCGCCGCCAACATCCTCGCCAATCTGCTGCTGGGGCTGGCTGCTGCCGCGGCGGGAATCGCGGTCAGCGGCGGCTAG